A genomic stretch from Candidatus Schekmanbacteria bacterium includes:
- a CDS encoding outer membrane protein transport protein, which yields MSKKYLIPLIIFFVFCSYSTNSYANGFIIGEQDAEAMGGASAFAARADNPSAIFYNPAGITQLDGTNATLGTTLVTVKTTYHKPGTGIKSSNKDRVDTPGYFYITKKINDKISAGFGFYQPYGLASDWQSDWPGRHIVTYAMLRTFYFNPVIAWQVNKNLSVAAGAIGVYSDVTLNSRLVYKNLAEANGSPIVPKGALDGVEGHSKLKGDGGGAGVNLGLLYKVNDDWKIGVSYRSPVRVRYFGEADFKHSDSTIHPLVAIINATTANSEVQTKITMPPQLLAGVSYSGFKDLTLEFDLDWRGWSQFDTLRIRFAEKADNRISLGSHWKDTITYRAGMEYKLNDSVALRAGYAYDPTAIRNNRLDPLVPDSDKHAVTLGVGYKMGNWKFDIADMALFFNTASTHTAKAGFNNMFDFKAKYKSFANLASMSVSYKF from the coding sequence ATGTCAAAAAAATATCTTATTCCATTAATTATTTTTTTCGTTTTCTGTTCCTATTCAACAAATTCATATGCCAATGGTTTTATTATAGGGGAGCAGGATGCAGAAGCGATGGGGGGAGCAAGCGCGTTTGCTGCACGTGCTGACAATCCATCAGCCATCTTTTATAACCCAGCCGGCATTACCCAGCTTGACGGAACGAATGCGACCCTTGGGACAACCCTTGTAACTGTAAAAACAACTTACCATAAGCCGGGAACCGGAATAAAGAGTTCCAATAAGGACAGGGTTGATACTCCCGGATATTTTTATATTACCAAAAAAATAAATGACAAAATCTCAGCAGGTTTTGGTTTTTATCAGCCCTATGGACTTGCTTCAGACTGGCAAAGCGACTGGCCTGGAAGACATATAGTTACTTATGCAATGCTGAGGACATTTTACTTCAACCCTGTCATTGCCTGGCAGGTCAATAAAAATCTTTCCGTCGCTGCAGGGGCTATAGGAGTCTATTCAGATGTCACGCTTAACAGCAGGCTTGTTTATAAGAATCTTGCTGAGGCTAACGGTTCCCCTATTGTCCCGAAAGGTGCATTAGATGGAGTCGAAGGACATTCAAAACTTAAGGGAGACGGGGGAGGAGCAGGAGTAAATTTAGGTCTTCTTTACAAGGTGAATGATGATTGGAAAATAGGAGTTTCCTACAGGTCTCCTGTGAGGGTAAGATATTTTGGTGAAGCTGATTTCAAGCATTCAGACAGCACGATTCATCCGCTGGTGGCAATTATAAATGCAACAACAGCAAATTCAGAGGTGCAGACCAAGATTACCATGCCTCCGCAATTACTTGCAGGTGTATCTTACAGCGGATTTAAAGATTTAACTTTAGAATTTGATCTTGACTGGCGCGGCTGGTCGCAGTTTGACACTCTGCGAATACGGTTTGCCGAAAAGGCAGACAACAGGATCAGTCTTGGCTCGCACTGGAAAGACACAATAACTTACAGGGCAGGGATGGAATACAAACTGAATGATTCTGTAGCTTTGCGTGCAGGCTACGCTTATGATCCGACTGCGATAAGGAATAATAGACTTGACCCTCTTGTCCCGGATTCCGATAAGCATGCTGTCACTCTTGGGGTAGGTTATAAAATGGGAAACTGGAAATTTGACATCGCTGATATGGCTTTATTTTTTAACACTGCGTCAACGCATACAGCAAAAGCAGGATTCAACAATATGTTCGATTTCAAAGCAAAGTATAAATCGTTTGCAAATCTGGCATCAATGAGTGTGAGTTATAAATTTTAA
- a CDS encoding VWA domain-containing protein yields the protein MKKFHYSEWDGTQAETDFNEDALFNEFAEFLLKEGDINAALQWMIIQYLNEHPDINLMSMDEYTDYLSSLKEEYFKQFNMDYALDDIEKEISDILGEEIKDLEKKHKGSQRELAEQKFWIENLPKPLSKSIESLKSHEFKSAKAKSSFEKLLRKHEDLRQLEDFLDQHKDDFYGENPVNFDEAVEIMKEFKRLEKLQADMKKGDFLQINIEDMKFFLDPALAEIFEYLQSTVNKLEKAGYLSTEGGISLTPKGIRKIGQTALESIYSNLKKDQFGIHETTISGVGTIKPDSIKKYEFGDPFNIHIGATLMNSIKREGSGKSLRISDRDFEVYDVDYTTHSTTVLLIDMSFSMAWSGRFTGAKRVAIALDHLISTKFPKDNFYIVGFSSRARLITKKELPHLMLVDGSRDMGNAFTNLQDGLKLGSELIARHRSINKQIILITDGQPTAYYHNSQLHFEWPMGFGGVSPRACRETLKEVNRCTKSDIVINTFMLDSTPSLQAFIQEMTRINKGRAFYTSPSDLGKFILVDYVEKKRKKVS from the coding sequence ATGAAAAAATTCCATTACTCAGAGTGGGACGGAACTCAGGCTGAGACCGACTTTAATGAAGATGCCCTGTTCAACGAGTTCGCAGAGTTCCTTCTCAAAGAAGGCGACATAAATGCAGCTCTCCAATGGATGATAATCCAGTATCTGAATGAACATCCTGATATCAATCTTATGTCCATGGATGAGTACACAGACTATCTGTCATCCCTCAAAGAGGAATACTTCAAGCAGTTCAACATGGACTATGCTTTAGATGACATAGAAAAGGAAATCAGCGATATCTTAGGGGAAGAAATCAAGGATCTTGAGAAAAAGCATAAAGGCTCACAGCGAGAACTGGCTGAGCAAAAGTTCTGGATTGAAAACCTGCCTAAGCCTCTGAGTAAATCAATTGAATCGCTTAAATCACATGAGTTTAAAAGCGCAAAAGCAAAATCATCATTTGAAAAACTCCTGAGAAAGCATGAAGATCTGCGTCAGCTTGAGGATTTTCTCGACCAGCACAAAGATGATTTTTATGGCGAGAATCCGGTCAACTTTGATGAAGCTGTAGAGATAATGAAAGAATTTAAACGCCTTGAAAAACTTCAGGCTGATATGAAAAAAGGAGATTTTCTGCAGATAAACATTGAAGATATGAAGTTCTTTCTTGACCCTGCTCTTGCAGAGATATTCGAGTATCTTCAGTCAACGGTGAATAAGCTTGAGAAAGCGGGCTACCTTAGCACAGAGGGAGGAATCAGCCTTACTCCCAAGGGAATAAGAAAAATAGGACAGACTGCACTTGAAAGCATTTACTCAAATCTCAAGAAAGACCAGTTCGGCATCCATGAAACCACAATCTCAGGAGTGGGGACAATAAAACCGGATTCTATTAAGAAATACGAATTTGGGGATCCTTTTAATATACATATAGGCGCAACCCTCATGAACTCCATAAAGAGAGAGGGCTCGGGTAAATCATTAAGAATAAGCGACCGTGACTTTGAGGTTTACGATGTTGACTATACTACACATTCAACCACTGTTCTTCTTATAGACATGAGTTTTTCCATGGCATGGAGTGGAAGGTTTACTGGTGCCAAGAGGGTTGCGATTGCACTTGACCATCTCATAAGCACCAAATTCCCGAAAGACAATTTTTACATAGTCGGCTTTTCCTCAAGGGCAAGGCTCATAACAAAAAAAGAATTGCCCCATCTTATGCTCGTTGACGGAAGCCGCGATATGGGGAATGCCTTCACGAATCTCCAGGATGGTTTAAAGCTCGGCTCAGAGCTTATTGCAAGACACCGTTCAATAAACAAGCAGATAATTCTCATAACAGACGGACAGCCTACTGCGTATTATCATAACAGCCAGCTTCACTTTGAGTGGCCGATGGGATTTGGAGGAGTCAGCCCGCGGGCATGCAGGGAAACTTTAAAGGAAGTCAACCGCTGTACAAAAAGCGATATAGTTATAAACACCTTCATGTTGGACAGCACTCCTTCCCTTCAGGCATTCATTCAGGAAATGACAAGAATCAATAAAGGACGGGCTTTTTACACATCTCCATCAGACCTTGGAAAATTCATATTAGTTGATTATGTGGAGAAAAAGAGGAAAAAAGTAAGTTAA
- a CDS encoding magnesium chelatase encodes MKNVKTIGELKASGYVSKPIREEMRFNLIRALKSKERLFPGIIGYDETVIPHLENAILSGHHMIFLGERGQGKTRMIRSLTNLLDPFIPVIAGCEIGDDPLRPICAECCEKVKKDGDNVKITWLSRESRYSEKLATPDVSIADLIGEIDPIKVAEGRYLSDELTIHFGLIPRTNRGIFAINELPDLQEKVQVGLFNIMEEGDVQIKGYKIRLPLDICIVASANPEDYTSRGRIITPLKDRFESQIRTHYPKDLETEISIMEQEKTTFADRPKDNVPQFIKDIIGELTFTARHSPEVSQRSGVSVRLTITNYENILSNAEKRAILNGENEIVPRISDFHALYASTNGKLEFEYMGEDKKDSDIIQKIITKAVRKVFDRHFTPEKLSKVVDCFKNGWVVEVSDTMPSSEYLECLSKIDGLKENVSQLVNGSASNGIIASSVEFIFEGLHLYNKLNKNEAGGKIIYK; translated from the coding sequence ATGAAAAATGTAAAAACAATAGGTGAACTAAAAGCATCCGGGTACGTTTCTAAACCTATCCGCGAGGAAATGCGTTTTAATCTTATAAGAGCTCTCAAGAGCAAAGAGAGACTTTTCCCCGGAATTATAGGCTATGATGAGACTGTAATCCCTCATCTCGAAAATGCGATATTGTCGGGGCATCACATGATTTTCCTCGGCGAGCGCGGACAGGGAAAAACCCGCATGATAAGGTCTCTCACAAATCTTTTGGATCCTTTCATTCCGGTCATTGCAGGCTGCGAGATAGGAGATGACCCTTTAAGGCCAATATGTGCCGAGTGCTGCGAGAAAGTAAAAAAAGATGGTGACAATGTTAAGATAACATGGCTGTCACGCGAGAGCAGGTACTCGGAAAAACTTGCTACCCCTGACGTCTCCATAGCAGATTTAATCGGAGAGATAGACCCTATAAAAGTGGCCGAAGGAAGATATCTTTCAGATGAACTCACTATCCATTTTGGACTCATCCCCCGCACGAACAGGGGAATCTTCGCGATAAACGAACTCCCTGACCTTCAGGAGAAAGTCCAGGTTGGACTCTTCAACATAATGGAGGAGGGAGATGTCCAGATAAAAGGCTATAAAATAAGACTCCCCCTTGACATCTGTATCGTGGCAAGCGCAAATCCAGAAGACTACACTAGCCGTGGAAGGATAATAACTCCCCTTAAAGACCGCTTTGAGTCACAGATAAGAACTCATTACCCGAAGGATCTCGAAACAGAAATATCTATAATGGAGCAGGAAAAAACCACGTTCGCAGACAGGCCCAAGGATAATGTTCCGCAATTCATAAAGGATATCATCGGAGAATTGACATTCACAGCCCGTCATAGCCCTGAAGTAAGCCAGAGATCCGGGGTAAGCGTTCGTCTTACTATTACTAACTATGAAAACATCTTAAGCAATGCTGAGAAAAGAGCAATATTAAACGGTGAAAATGAAATCGTTCCCCGTATAAGCGATTTTCATGCCCTTTATGCATCCACAAACGGGAAACTCGAGTTTGAATATATGGGTGAAGACAAGAAAGACAGTGACATTATCCAAAAAATAATAACAAAGGCGGTAAGGAAGGTCTTTGACAGGCACTTTACTCCTGAAAAACTTTCAAAAGTTGTCGACTGCTTCAAAAACGGATGGGTTGTTGAAGTATCGGACACTATGCCATCCTCAGAATATCTTGAGTGCCTTTCAAAGATCGACGGGCTCAAAGAAAATGTATCGCAACTTGTAAATGGTTCAGCAAGCAATGGCATAATCGCATCAAGCGTTGAATTTATCTTCGAAGGCCTGCATCTTTATAATAAACTTAACAAGAACGAAGCCGGAGGCAAAATAATCTACAAATGA
- a CDS encoding bifunctional phosphoglucose/phosphomannose isomerase produces MPEKLLNNLKGIHNIDIDSMYKELDGLPQNFTDELQCTVPVEYGKARNILIGGMGGSGISGDIIETITANSLNIPLRVVKDFYIPSFVDSSTLAVIISYSGNTEETLALLDECIKRKSKIVALSNGGELKEKASKLSIPYIKINDSLMPRTAIGNLLNPLLHLFASLFPGCINTEDIKATRNTLKKLREMYTLSSPCPENRAKKYAVSIMDKRIFVLGSEKHTRAAALRWKTQINENAKLNIFFNTFPELCHNEIIGIADDPEKNRANVIFALRSKAESPSLRRSIDVALEIMRNSGSAIIEISNDEESVLSSIMSLCYLGDWTSYYLSILRGVNPTPVTCINMYKKLNKERSGK; encoded by the coding sequence ATGCCGGAGAAATTGTTAAATAATCTTAAGGGAATACATAATATTGACATTGACAGCATGTATAAAGAACTTGATGGTCTGCCCCAAAACTTTACGGACGAGCTACAATGTACGGTCCCGGTTGAATACGGAAAAGCTAGAAATATTCTTATCGGAGGAATGGGGGGCTCAGGTATAAGCGGAGATATCATTGAAACAATAACAGCGAATTCTCTAAATATACCATTAAGGGTAGTAAAGGATTTCTATATTCCTTCCTTTGTTGACAGTTCAACACTGGCAGTTATAATCAGCTACTCCGGCAACACTGAAGAGACCCTTGCATTATTAGATGAATGCATAAAAAGAAAATCCAAAATCGTGGCGCTGTCAAACGGCGGCGAGTTAAAAGAAAAAGCATCAAAGCTTTCGATTCCCTATATCAAAATAAACGACAGTCTAATGCCACGTACTGCCATAGGGAATCTTCTCAACCCCCTACTCCATCTATTTGCTTCTCTTTTTCCGGGATGTATCAATACAGAAGACATTAAGGCAACAAGGAACACTCTAAAAAAACTTCGTGAAATGTACACCCTCTCATCTCCATGCCCTGAAAACAGGGCAAAGAAATATGCAGTGAGCATTATGGACAAGAGAATATTTGTTCTAGGTTCCGAGAAACACACGCGGGCAGCTGCGCTGCGCTGGAAAACCCAGATAAATGAGAATGCAAAGCTCAATATTTTCTTCAATACATTCCCGGAACTTTGCCACAATGAGATAATAGGCATAGCTGATGATCCTGAAAAAAACAGAGCTAATGTAATATTTGCCCTTCGTTCAAAAGCTGAAAGTCCTTCACTTAGAAGGTCAATAGATGTAGCGCTTGAGATAATGAGGAACTCCGGGTCTGCAATAATTGAAATATCCAATGACGAGGAGTCAGTTCTCTCTTCGATTATGTCTCTCTGTTACCTCGGTGACTGGACAAGTTATTATCTCTCAATATTACGAGGCGTTAATCCCACGCCTGTCACATGTATAAATATGTATAAAAAATTGAACAAGGAAAGAAGCGGCAAATAG
- a CDS encoding 4Fe-4S dicluster domain-containing protein, whose product MNIEEALKEPKKLTLEDKLFTVKYNPAKESHIKVDNEICKKCTTNRICLTICPAKVYELEEGHTEVHVSFENCLECGTCRVACTDNAIDWRCPQGGMGVCYRFG is encoded by the coding sequence ATGAATATAGAAGAAGCCTTAAAAGAACCCAAAAAACTTACTCTGGAAGATAAGCTTTTTACGGTAAAGTATAATCCTGCGAAGGAGAGCCATATAAAGGTAGACAACGAGATTTGCAAAAAATGTACTACTAACCGCATATGCCTTACAATATGCCCGGCAAAGGTTTACGAACTTGAAGAAGGACATACTGAAGTGCATGTGTCCTTTGAGAATTGTCTTGAATGCGGGACATGCCGCGTTGCCTGCACAGATAATGCAATTGACTGGCGTTGCCCTCAGGGTGGCATGGGGGTTTGTTACAGATTTGGTTGA
- a CDS encoding 4Fe-4S binding protein — MEWETEAKEVVDMIPVPEVIKNMTILYAEKLARAKKSKKVTMDEVNETRDAYFEMLGDSYKKKICCAREEGKTDDDVDPEITLNKGPVLYRVEMCHQRFFGCPRQVIDVKKVGKMVKDKLEEIKLTEIIADKTDEPFMPHNFFTVSISSCPNNCSAAETKDFGMYGVIEPEVDQEACTRCGKCIEACPDDAILIKHDKLKINRRSCVICGACVEACPVGAIKNKRQGVRVLVGGRFGRWHTDGKELFKNEPLETAMKAIEASVDLIKTEAGPHEHLYHLINRLGIKPLHDKIM, encoded by the coding sequence ATGGAATGGGAAACAGAGGCAAAAGAAGTTGTGGACATGATCCCTGTACCGGAAGTCATAAAGAATATGACGATTCTTTATGCAGAAAAACTGGCACGGGCAAAGAAAAGTAAAAAAGTAACTATGGATGAGGTCAACGAGACAAGGGATGCTTATTTTGAGATGCTTGGCGACAGCTATAAGAAAAAAATATGCTGTGCCCGCGAGGAAGGGAAAACCGATGATGATGTTGATCCGGAGATAACACTTAACAAAGGTCCGGTGCTTTATCGTGTAGAGATGTGCCACCAGAGATTCTTTGGATGTCCCCGTCAGGTAATAGATGTCAAAAAAGTCGGCAAAATGGTCAAAGACAAACTTGAAGAGATAAAACTGACCGAAATAATTGCTGATAAGACAGATGAGCCGTTCATGCCGCACAATTTTTTTACTGTTTCAATTTCTTCATGTCCCAACAACTGTTCAGCCGCCGAGACAAAAGATTTCGGAATGTACGGAGTAATTGAACCGGAAGTTGACCAGGAAGCATGTACAAGGTGCGGTAAATGCATAGAGGCATGTCCTGATGATGCGATTCTTATCAAGCATGATAAGCTTAAGATAAACAGGCGTTCCTGCGTTATCTGCGGAGCATGTGTAGAGGCTTGTCCTGTTGGAGCAATCAAGAATAAACGTCAGGGAGTAAGGGTGCTTGTCGGGGGAAGGTTTGGAAGGTGGCATACAGACGGCAAAGAACTTTTCAAGAATGAGCCTCTTGAGACAGCTATGAAAGCTATTGAAGCATCAGTTGACCTTATCAAAACAGAGGCAGGCCCCCATGAACATCTGTATCATCTTATAAACAGACTTGGGATTAAGCCGTTGCACGACAAGATTATGTAA